Genomic DNA from Lactuca sativa cultivar Salinas chromosome 8, Lsat_Salinas_v11, whole genome shotgun sequence:
ATCTGCCATGACCAAATCGTAATCAACAATATATGAAAAAAACGATCTGTTTATTAGATTTCTCCGATTCATTGGAGGTGTTTATCACATTGTCCAAGTAAACCATAAAAGTTGCAGTTAATTTGCCAAAATTTTATCAACACAACTCGAATTCACGATTGTTAATAGATATTGATATTGTTACAGGAGGGGAATATCATCATTCTACAATGGGAAATCAAAATCTTTCACGAGCTTAGCGGATGCGTGGCCATCAACATCATCTTCCAATTCGAGTTCCAATTCCATACAAGACATTGCAAAACCAGAAAATGCTTACACAAGAAAACGAAAAAATCTTGGAGCTTTCAAACTATCAAACATAAACACTGGAAGGGTATCCAAGAAACCGAAAACCACAACAATAACAACATTTCAGCAATCTCAAGTCAACAGACCACAATTGTCGCTGAGATCATTCTCAATGGTCAACTTGCATCAATGCAATCCCACAAAGATTGAAAACTGTTAGCCCAAACTTAACTTTCATGTTGTAAATTGCTTACTATGAACATCTAACTTTTTTAAGTGTTTCCATCAACCAAACGAAATAGACCCTATAACTTACCATGTATCATCCTCACTCTACcatttcaaaataatttaattGGATTTGATTTGGCTACGAGAATGAGAATCCACTGGAATCGATTACAATGTGCACAACAGACAAgctttttacaaaagaataaaaaaagaaaagaaattaacTAGTAGTATTATTACTTTACATGGAACTTTGCCTTGCTTGCACTCCTAATTAAATATCCCTACAGAAACGATATATTTCC
This window encodes:
- the LOC111893155 gene encoding protein OXIDATIVE STRESS 3 LIKE 2, with translation MKTIWEKEDGDGYGGDCRTSALLPETQVGGGGENGSMFEGSTKSMRIVREEEEECNSSSSSSIGDDSDDDREGDVENHYAYDHHNNNGSFDDAIQALEQALPIRRGISSFYNGKSKSFTSLADAWPSTSSSNSSSNSIQDIAKPENAYTRKRKNLGAFKLSNINTGRVSKKPKTTTITTFQQSQVNRPQLSLRSFSMVNLHQCNPTKIENC